From the Actinopolymorpha singaporensis genome, the window ACTCCCCGCTAGCCTTCAATGTGACGACAACGCAACGTAACCGTCGCTTTTTGCACTTTGACGCCTCTTCCACCTGAAGGCAGAAGATTGATTGCAACCCGGCAATGAAAGCCGTTGTGATCGCGGGTTCCATTCTGTTCTCTTCTGGCCCGTGGGTCGCGTCGATTGCCGGCTAGGTTAGCCCGCTCGGCCAGGCCGACGTATCCCCCGATGGTCCGACCTGCGCACCAGCCCTTTGGACTTCAATCTGCGAACTAGCGGAACCCTCGAATCAGGTGAGTGTCGCGATTTCTCAGCGCCGCGAGATCGGAGCTGTACGGGGCGCGGCAGCCTCGATCCGCACCTGCAGGTCCGCGGTCGAACCGCGTCCGATCGAGCGGTGGCCGGCCAAACCCGCCAGCCCGCTCAGCGTTGTCGGCCGCAGAGCGCATCGCACGCCCAGAAGCACCCACGCGAGTGCGACGCCGTACCCCCATGCCGGCATGTCCAGCTCGCGGAGAACGAAGACTGCGAAGACCGTAGACACAATGCTGTTCGCAAGGAACCACGTGTGCACGGAGATCGCCGGAGGGCGGAGTGTCCGATGCTGATACGTGTACCGCATCCCGTCCGCGATGTCGTGGCCGGTATGGCGGCCGTGAGGACGAGGCTCTGGTCTCGGCTCGTCCACCCTGATTCGAGACTGCAGGACAGCCGCAATCGCGTTGATAGCGCCTTCGAATACAAACAGGATCGGCGCGCCCACCAGGTTGAGCAGTGCGCCACCCAGTGCGGGTCCGACCGTGCGCGCAACCGTTTCACTTTGACCGAGCCGAGCGTTCGCCATCACGAGCGAGTTCCTCGGAACGATGCGTGGAAGGAACGGCTGAGCGGCCGAGTCCCCGAACAATGTAAGGACACCGAGCACCAGGACGACGGTCGCGAGCGACCAGAAGTCGAGTGCATCGGTAAGCAACAGCACCGGCACCGAAGCCAAAGCCACCGCGCGGACCACGCTGGTGATCATCAATGCCCGCTGCCGACGCCACCGATCCATCAGTGCACCGATGATCAACCCGAGGAACAGGTACGGGACGACGCCCCGACCACGGCCTGATGCGTCCTACTGGGCAGGATGTCGAGATGGAGGTACTTACCAGCCGGCTGATACTGCGACCGACCGACCTGATGCGCAGCCAGCGGTTCTACCGGGACGTGCTCGGCCTGGCGATCTACCGGGAGTTCGGACCGCCGGACCGTCCAGGAATCGTGTTCTTTCTCGGTACAGCGCTTCTGGAGGTGTCCGGCATGTCGACCGCTCCTCCGCCGGCGAACCTCGCGATCTGGCTGCAGGTTCGCGACGTGGCCGCCGAACACGCCCGCCTGGCCAAGGCCGGGGTCGACGTAGTGGCGCCTCCACGGCGTGAGCCCTGGGGCCTGATCGAGATGACGATCCAGGACCCAGACGGCACGCGGCTCATCCTCGTCCAAGTCCCCGACGACCATCCG encodes:
- a CDS encoding MFS transporter produces the protein MFLGLIIGALMDRWRRQRALMITSVVRAVALASVPVLLLTDALDFWSLATVVLVLGVLTLFGDSAAQPFLPRIVPRNSLVMANARLGQSETVARTVGPALGGALLNLVGAPILFVFEGAINAIAAVLQSRIRVDEPRPEPRPHGRHTGHDIADGMRYTYQHRTLRPPAISVHTWFLANSIVSTVFAVFVLRELDMPAWGYGVALAWVLLGVRCALRPTTLSGLAGLAGHRSIGRGSTADLQVRIEAAAPRTAPISRR
- a CDS encoding VOC family protein; amino-acid sequence: MEVLTSRLILRPTDLMRSQRFYRDVLGLAIYREFGPPDRPGIVFFLGTALLEVSGMSTAPPPANLAIWLQVRDVAAEHARLAKAGVDVVAPPRREPWGLIEMTIQDPDGTRLILVQVPDDHPLRRDQR